Genomic DNA from Gemmatimonadota bacterium:
GTGCCGGTCAATTGGAATGACGACACCACCCGGAAGGCGGCGGAAGATGTCTATGCCAAACTCCGGCAGTCCGGGACGGATGTCTTATTTGACGATCGGGAAGAGCGGCCGGGTGTGAAATTTAAGGATGCCGACCTGCTGGGCATTCCGCTCCGGGCCACTATTGGTGGCAAGTCTTTGGCCCGCGGGGTGATTGAACTAAAGATCCGCGCGGATGGAACAATGACGGAAGTCCCGGCAGACCGGGCGGTCGAAACCATCCAGCAGGCGCTCAGTCATGCGGAGACCGCCTGAGTCCGGGCCTGTCCCGAGCCGAGTCGAAGGGAAGCGCGCAACACGATGGCTCCTCGTTCCGTCAATCAGGCAAAGAACACGCAGGTCCGTCCTCGGGTTTCCCGGAAAACAAGCCCCCCGCGCGCACGCCGCCGCCTGATCTTTGCGCTCGACGTTGCTTCACTGAAGGAAGTTGATCACTACGTTGCCCTGCTGGCCGACGAGGTCGGCCTGTTCAAGGTCGGCAAGCAGCTGTTCGTGCACGCCGNNNNNNNNNNNNNNNNNNNNNNNNNNNNNCCAAGGGCGGGGCGGTCTTTCTCGACCTCAAATTCCACGACATTCCCCAGACCGTGGCTTCCGCCTCAGTGGAAGCCGCCCGTCTGGGTGTAAAGATGTTCACCCTGCACGCCTCCGGCGGTACCGATATGTTGCGGCAGGCCCACCGGGCAGTCCGCACCGTGTGTCGCGCCGAACAGCTCACCCGCCCAACCCTGCTGGCGGTCACCGTGCTGACGAGTCTGGGCCGGGACGACCTCAAGCAGGTCGGAGTCAGGGCTGGTCCGGCGGCGCAGGTCGTTCGGCTCGCCCGGCTTGCCCAGCAAGTGGGTATTGACGGTCTGGTGGCCTCTCCTCAAGAAATTGCCGCAATCCGTCGT
This window encodes:
- the pyrF gene encoding orotidine-5'-phosphate decarboxylase — protein: KGGAVFLDLKFHDIPQTVASASVEAARLGVKMFTLHASGGTDMLRQAHRAVRTVCRAEQLTRPTLLAVTVLTSLGRDDLKQVGVRAGPAAQVVRLARLAQQVGIDGLVASPQEIAAIRRACGDKLTLVIPGVRPQGSTTDDQKRVLTPHQAMQAGANYLVVGRPIRDATDPRQAARDIVADMTRGLSG